Proteins from a single region of Haloarcula laminariae:
- a CDS encoding cation diffusion facilitator family transporter yields MSSEVHTHDSEGMSEQTGRSTRKLALVAVINFVGFVVELAGGLLFGSVALISDAMHMLFDMLAYVMAFSAGYTAERFEGGESWSYGLHRLEPVAAFLNGVLLVPMVAYIVWEAYQRFLSSVTIDIGQTLLIAVGGLLVNLGSVYILQGDQMSLNERGAFYHLLGDAGGSIAVIVSTVAVAVFDLPVADPAAAILIAVLVLWSAGRVLRESTSILLQRSPIQTSDLEAELTTIEGIERIDDLHVWQVCSQLTVATVRASDRSTSLEAQQEIQRRVHEQLSESGIDHATVELVETIDSGSNTTSSTTHAH; encoded by the coding sequence ATGTCGAGTGAGGTACACACCCATGATTCCGAAGGAATGTCCGAACAAACGGGCCGGAGCACGCGCAAACTTGCGCTAGTCGCGGTCATCAACTTTGTCGGCTTCGTCGTCGAACTGGCCGGCGGCCTTCTGTTCGGGTCTGTGGCGCTTATCAGCGATGCCATGCATATGTTGTTCGATATGTTAGCGTACGTGATGGCGTTCAGCGCCGGCTACACGGCCGAACGGTTTGAGGGTGGTGAGTCATGGTCTTATGGACTGCATCGACTCGAACCAGTTGCGGCCTTCCTCAACGGTGTTCTTCTCGTTCCAATGGTCGCGTATATCGTTTGGGAGGCGTATCAGCGATTTCTCAGTTCCGTCACTATCGACATTGGACAGACACTCCTCATCGCTGTTGGTGGTCTATTAGTCAACCTCGGCTCCGTGTACATCCTCCAGGGTGACCAAATGAGCCTCAACGAGCGAGGGGCGTTCTACCACCTGCTCGGTGATGCTGGTGGGTCCATCGCAGTCATCGTCTCGACTGTTGCCGTCGCCGTTTTCGATCTCCCCGTCGCCGACCCTGCTGCCGCAATCCTAATTGCTGTCTTGGTGCTGTGGTCTGCCGGTCGGGTACTCAGAGAAAGCACATCGATTCTCCTTCAGCGGAGCCCGATCCAGACTAGCGACCTCGAAGCGGAACTCACGACTATCGAGGGTATTGAACGTATCGATGATTTACACGTATGGCAAGTCTGCAGCCAATTGACTGTCGCTACGGTTCGCGCGAGTGACCGTTCAACATCACTCGAAGCACAGCAGGAAATTCAACGCAGAGTTCACGAACAGCTCTCCGAGAGCGGAATCGACCATGCGACTGTCGAATTAGTCGAGACCATCGATTCCGGAAGTAACACAACTAGTTCGACCACTCACGCTCACTGA
- a CDS encoding heavy metal translocating P-type ATPase — MTSSGRDSPDAGESHDHEHGHDHTHNHDSDGNGHEEISEPTGVKSDTVEYSIPEMDCPSCAGKVENSVRKLDGITAIDPQVTTGTLTVSYDRDQTTSDEIASRIEKAGYTIEGQSGTTVTFTVPEMDCPSCAEKIENALERHAGVQTYETQPTTGTVTVTYDQSSLSPSQIEETIESAGYEVVDSTAAKGDDEAGIADDRTNVWTSTRALKTWLSGGFVAFGLLFEFLLTSQNSLVATILGREILLADVLFLVAIGVAGQVIFRNGYYSARNLNLDIDLLMSIAIAGAVVAGLVFGESLYFEAATLAFLFSIAELLERYSMDRARNSLRELMDLSPDEATVKRDGEEVTIPVDNVEVGDIVVVRPGEKIPMDGEVLDGESAVNQAPITGESVPVDKTPGEEVYAGTINEEGYLEIRVTSESGDNTLSRIVQMVEDAQSNKTEREQFVDSFAGYYTPAVVGFAVIIALVPPLVLGASWPTYIVYGLTLLVLACPCAFVISTPVSVVSGITSAAKNGVLIKGGNHLEAMGAVEAVAMDKTGTLTKGELTVTDVVPLNDNTEADVLRCARGLESRSEHPIGEAIVDHAEQAAVGDREVNEFESITGKGVRATLDETPHYAGKPGLFEELGFDLGHVHATTDGGVVTTKSRQMCERNDCLDLLEETVPELQSQGKTVVLVGTEDELEGVIAVADEIRPESAQTIQRLHDLGVKHIIMLTGDNERTARAIANEVGVDEFRAELLPDEKVAAIEELDEQYDGVAMVGDGVNDAPALATATIGVAMGAAGTDTALETADIALMSDDLSKLPYLYELANDANGVIRQNIWASLGVKAALAIAVPFGYVPIWLAVLAGDAGMTTAVTGNAMRLSRIRPENITPSAE; from the coding sequence ATGACCTCCTCCGGCCGGGATTCACCGGACGCTGGAGAATCCCACGATCACGAGCATGGCCACGACCATACTCACAATCACGATTCCGATGGCAACGGTCACGAAGAGATATCTGAACCAACCGGCGTGAAAAGTGACACCGTCGAGTACTCCATCCCCGAGATGGATTGTCCGTCCTGCGCGGGAAAAGTCGAGAACAGCGTCCGAAAGCTCGATGGCATAACCGCCATTGACCCACAGGTCACGACCGGCACGCTGACTGTTTCCTACGACCGCGACCAAACGACATCGGACGAGATAGCTAGCCGGATCGAAAAGGCTGGATACACGATTGAGGGGCAAAGTGGAACAACGGTGACGTTCACCGTCCCAGAGATGGATTGTCCGTCCTGCGCGGAGAAAATCGAGAACGCCCTCGAACGGCACGCCGGAGTCCAGACCTACGAAACCCAGCCCACTACCGGCACGGTGACCGTTACCTACGACCAGTCGTCCCTTTCACCATCACAGATAGAAGAGACTATAGAGAGTGCAGGCTACGAGGTGGTGGATTCGACGGCGGCAAAAGGCGATGATGAAGCCGGCATCGCCGACGACCGCACGAACGTCTGGACCAGTACAAGAGCGCTCAAAACGTGGCTCAGCGGAGGCTTCGTCGCGTTCGGACTGCTCTTTGAGTTTCTACTCACCAGCCAGAACAGTCTCGTGGCTACGATCCTCGGCCGCGAGATACTTCTTGCTGACGTGCTCTTTCTGGTCGCTATCGGGGTCGCCGGCCAAGTCATCTTTCGCAACGGGTACTATTCGGCTCGAAATCTAAATCTCGATATCGACTTGTTGATGAGCATCGCAATCGCTGGTGCGGTCGTCGCTGGCCTCGTCTTCGGCGAGTCGCTTTATTTCGAGGCCGCGACGCTTGCGTTTCTGTTTAGCATCGCCGAGCTGCTCGAACGCTATTCGATGGACCGCGCTCGAAACTCGTTGCGTGAACTCATGGATCTCTCACCGGACGAAGCAACGGTCAAACGTGACGGCGAGGAAGTCACGATTCCGGTCGACAATGTCGAAGTCGGCGATATAGTCGTTGTGCGTCCAGGTGAGAAAATCCCGATGGACGGAGAGGTACTCGATGGCGAGAGCGCCGTCAACCAAGCCCCCATCACGGGTGAATCGGTCCCTGTGGATAAGACCCCAGGCGAGGAAGTGTATGCCGGGACGATCAACGAGGAGGGATATCTCGAAATCAGGGTAACATCTGAGTCTGGCGACAACACACTCTCACGCATCGTCCAGATGGTCGAGGACGCACAGTCGAACAAGACCGAACGTGAGCAGTTCGTCGATAGCTTCGCGGGCTACTACACGCCAGCAGTTGTCGGCTTTGCCGTTATTATCGCGCTGGTCCCACCGCTCGTGCTCGGAGCATCATGGCCAACGTACATTGTATACGGGCTCACGCTCCTCGTGCTCGCGTGTCCGTGCGCGTTCGTCATCTCAACGCCGGTGTCAGTCGTCTCGGGTATTACGAGTGCAGCGAAGAACGGCGTCCTCATCAAGGGGGGCAATCACCTCGAAGCGATGGGCGCTGTCGAAGCTGTGGCAATGGACAAGACCGGGACGCTCACCAAAGGGGAACTCACCGTTACTGACGTCGTCCCGCTGAACGACAATACCGAGGCGGATGTCCTCCGCTGTGCGCGTGGACTCGAATCCCGCTCGGAACATCCAATCGGCGAGGCCATCGTCGACCACGCAGAGCAGGCCGCTGTCGGGGACCGTGAGGTCAACGAGTTCGAGAGCATCACCGGGAAAGGCGTCAGAGCGACGCTCGATGAGACACCGCACTACGCCGGCAAGCCGGGACTGTTCGAGGAACTCGGTTTCGACTTGGGACACGTCCACGCGACAACTGATGGCGGGGTCGTCACGACGAAGAGCCGTCAGATGTGTGAGCGCAACGACTGTCTCGACCTGCTCGAAGAGACAGTGCCTGAGTTACAGTCACAGGGCAAGACTGTCGTACTTGTCGGCACCGAAGACGAGCTCGAAGGTGTCATCGCTGTGGCTGATGAAATCCGCCCAGAGTCGGCACAGACGATCCAGCGCCTCCATGACCTCGGCGTCAAGCACATCATCATGCTAACCGGGGACAACGAGCGGACTGCCCGAGCGATTGCCAACGAGGTCGGAGTCGACGAATTTCGTGCTGAACTCCTGCCAGACGAGAAGGTCGCTGCTATCGAGGAACTCGACGAACAATACGACGGCGTCGCGATGGTTGGCGATGGGGTCAACGACGCGCCCGCGCTCGCCACCGCCACAATCGGCGTCGCGATGGGGGCCGCAGGGACCGATACCGCCCTCGAAACAGCCGATATCGCGTTGATGAGCGATGATCTCTCGAAGCTCCCGTATCTCTACGAGCTAGCCAACGACGCCAACGGTGTTATCCGGCAGAACATCTGGGCCAGCCTCGGCGTCAAGGCGGCACTCGCTATCGCCGTCCCCTTCGGTTACGTTCCAATCTGGCTCGCTGTTCTCGCGGGAGACGCCGGGATGACAACAGCTGTGACCGGAAACGCGATGCGATTGTCACGGATTCGGCCTGAGAACATCACTCCTTCAGCTGAATAA
- a CDS encoding DNA-binding protein yields MPQIETAIPESESSASVCEYCGHPFPTHDRLVLHRGVEHPGQLDAAEEEAFTEAYAVENDELETFRLKALVVLVLLYFAFIMLYAIFA; encoded by the coding sequence ATGCCACAGATAGAAACCGCCATTCCAGAGAGTGAGAGCTCGGCCAGTGTCTGTGAGTATTGTGGGCATCCATTTCCAACACACGACCGACTGGTACTCCATAGGGGAGTCGAGCACCCAGGGCAACTGGACGCAGCAGAAGAAGAAGCGTTCACGGAAGCGTACGCTGTCGAAAACGATGAACTGGAAACATTCCGGTTGAAAGCGCTCGTGGTGTTGGTCCTGCTGTACTTCGCGTTCATTATGCTCTATGCCATCTTCGCCTGA
- a CDS encoding iron transporter, with protein sequence MYGTTTANDVRFALMHSFPHRFWNLAGSDKNKVVVQSSDSLHLMASVWDTETNTVLPLDVSAEISNADGRVTTTNFWPMISPTMGFHHGDNVALSGEGEYDVTLSIGPLSADRTTPFEGRFTESQSASMSFTFDTNETYNLEYRRVGDKAGSSGTVDLLDMDMLPEPTAPVRSALPGRVVGDGSSGDATFIASVVAGNTRFSEASNSYLIVSPRTPYNRVILPRMSLSATIDRGQETIFDESLRATVDPEISCFYGEQIPDIQSGDIISITPQAPPQLARHDGYETAFIDMPPIEFTV encoded by the coding sequence ATGTACGGAACGACGACGGCTAATGATGTGAGATTTGCGTTGATGCATTCGTTCCCCCACCGATTCTGGAACCTCGCCGGGTCGGACAAGAACAAGGTCGTCGTTCAATCTAGTGATTCACTTCATTTGATGGCGAGCGTCTGGGATACAGAGACGAACACTGTCCTGCCACTCGATGTCTCTGCAGAGATTAGCAACGCCGATGGCCGGGTGACTACGACGAATTTCTGGCCGATGATTTCACCGACCATGGGCTTCCATCACGGAGATAACGTCGCTCTCTCCGGTGAAGGAGAGTACGATGTAACTCTCAGCATCGGCCCACTCAGCGCCGACCGGACCACTCCATTCGAGGGCAGATTCACGGAGTCACAGTCCGCTTCAATGAGCTTTACGTTCGATACGAACGAGACGTACAATCTCGAATACCGGCGTGTGGGAGACAAGGCAGGTTCAAGCGGAACTGTCGACCTGCTGGATATGGACATGCTACCGGAACCGACTGCGCCGGTGCGATCCGCTCTTCCTGGCCGAGTGGTCGGTGACGGCTCCTCCGGCGATGCGACTTTCATCGCTTCCGTTGTTGCGGGGAACACCCGTTTCAGTGAAGCCTCGAATTCCTATTTGATTGTCTCACCTCGAACACCGTACAATCGCGTTATTCTCCCGCGAATGTCGCTTTCTGCAACCATAGATCGAGGACAAGAGACCATATTCGATGAATCGCTCCGGGCCACAGTTGACCCCGAAATTAGCTGTTTCTACGGGGAACAAATCCCCGATATCCAATCAGGTGATATCATTTCAATAACTCCCCAGGCCCCACCACAACTCGCTCGACACGACGGATACGAGACAGCATTCATCGATATGCCGCCAATCGAGTTCACCGTCTGA